In Trifolium pratense cultivar HEN17-A07 linkage group LG7, ARS_RC_1.1, whole genome shotgun sequence, a genomic segment contains:
- the LOC123897292 gene encoding ABC transporter F family member 1-like isoform X2 encodes MAFYHVAQVKISILLCECTYYESSEIESLSVTFHGHDLIVDSELELNYGRRYGLLGLNGCGKSTLLTAIGLRELPIPDHMDIYHLSREIEASDMSALEAVISCDEERLKLEKEAEILGAQDDGGGEALERVYERLEAMDASTAEKRAAEILFGLGFNKQMQAKKTRDFSGGWRMRIALARALFMNPTILLLDEPTNHLDLEACVWLEENLKKFDRILVVISHSQDFLNGVCTNIIHMQTKKLKFYTGNYDQYVQTRAELEENQMKQYRWEQEQIASMKEYIARFGHGSAKLARQAQSKEKTLAKMERGGLTEKVVRDKILVFRFVDVGKLPPPVLQFVEVTFGYTPENLIYKNIDFGVDLDSRIALVGPNGAGKSTFLKLMTGDLVPLDGMVRRHNHLRIAQFHQHLTEKLDLELSALQFMIKEYPGNEEERMRAAIGKFGLSGKAQVMPMRNLSDGQRSRVIFAWLAYRQPHLLLLDEPTNHLDIETIDSLAEALNEWDGGMVLVSHDFRLINQVAHEIWVCADQTVTRWEGDIMDFKQHLKAKAGLAD; translated from the exons ATGGCATTCTACCATGTAGCCCAAGTCAAAATCTCAATTCTCCTTTGTGAATGTACCTATTATGAATCTTCAGAG ATAGAATCTCTATCAGTTACTTTCCATGGACATGATCTTATAGTTGATTCTGAGTTGGAGCTAAATTATGGAAg ACGTTATGGTTTGCTTGGATTGAATGGTTGTGGAAAATCTACCCTACTTACAGCAATAGGTCTCCGTGAGCTTCCTATTCCAGACCACATGGATATTTATCACCTTAGCCGGGAAATTGAAGCCTCTGACATGTCTGCATTGGAGGCTGTCATTAGCTGTGATGAGGAAAGGTTGAAGTTGGAGAAAGAAGCTGAAATTCTGGGAGCACAA GATGATGGCGGTGGTGAAGCACTTGAACGAGTTTATGAACGATTGGAAGCTATGGATGCATCAACTGCAGAAAAGCGTGCTgctgaaattttatttggtcTTGGTTTCAACAAGCAGATGCAGGCAAAGAAGACACGCGATTTTTCTGGTGGTTGGAGAATGAGGATTGCTTTAGCACGTGCCCTGTTTATGAACCCAACCATTCTTCTACTTGATGAACCAACTAATCACCTTG ATTTGGAAGCATGTGTGTGGCTCGAGGAGAATTTGAAGAAGTTTGACCGTATTCTGGTTGTAATTTCACACTCACAGGATTTCCTTAATGGTGTCTGCACAAATATCATCCATATGCAAACCAAAAAGCTGAAGTTCTATACCGGTAATTATGATCAATATGTCCAGACACGTGCTGAACTGGAAGAGAATCAGATGAAGCAGTATAGATGGGAGCAGGAGCAGATTGCCTCAATGAAGGAATACATTGCACGTTTTGGCCATGGATCAGCAAAACTAGCTCGCCAAGCTCAGAGTAAAGAGAAAACTCTTGCAAAAATGGAGCGTGGTGGACTTACAGAGAAGGTGGTAAGAgacaaaattttagttttcCGCTTTGTTGATGTGGGGAAACTTCCCCCACCTGTCCTCCAGTTTGTGGAGGTGACATTTGGTTACACTCCTGAGAATCTCATCTACAAGAACATCGACTTTGGGGTCGATTTAGACTCGAGGATTGCTTTGGTTGGACCCAATGGAGCTGGGAAGAGCACATTCCTGAAACTTATGACAGGTGATTTGGTTCCCTTAGATGGCATGGTTCGTCGCCATAATCACCTTCGTATTGCACAGTTTCACCAACACTTGACTGAAAAGCTGGACTTGGAACTGTCTGCTCTCCAATTTATGATTAAAGAATACCCTGGAAATGAGGAAGAGAGGATGAGAGCAGCTATTGGAAAGTTCGGTTTATCGGGTAAAGCGCAGGTGATGCCTATGAGAAATTTATCCGATGGACAAAGGAGCCGTGTGATCTTTGCATGGTTAGCCTACAGACAGCCTCACTTGCTACTATTAGATGAGCCAACTAATCATTTAGATATCGAGACAATCGACTCGTTAGCCGAGGCATTGAATGAATGGGATGGTGGCATGGTGCTTGTTAGTCATGATTTTAGGCTCATAAATCAGGTGGCTCATGAGATATGGGTGTGTGCTGATCAAACAGTGACCAGATGGGAGGGTGACATTATGGATTTCAAGCAGCATCTAAAGGCAAAGGCAGGTTTAGCTGATTGA